One genomic segment of bacterium includes these proteins:
- a CDS encoding LemA family protein, producing the protein MWIILGIIILLILFVIWSYNKLVRMRNQVKNAWSQIDVQLKRRHDLIPNLVETAKGYMMHERETLTKITEARSEAMKAGSVGEKAKAEGALTDAISKFLLVVENYPDLKANQNFLALQEELTSTENKIAFSRQNYNDQVLFLNNQIQMFPSNIIAQTFHFQEEEFFEIEEKSERETPKVSFTTPTT; encoded by the coding sequence ATATGGATTATCTTAGGGATCATTATTCTTCTTATTCTCTTTGTCATATGGAGTTATAACAAACTTGTGAGAATGAGAAATCAGGTGAAGAATGCATGGTCGCAGATTGATGTGCAGTTGAAAAGAAGGCACGATCTGATACCCAATCTGGTTGAAACGGCCAAAGGGTATATGATGCATGAAAGGGAGACCCTGACAAAGATTACAGAGGCAAGAAGCGAAGCAATGAAAGCAGGATCTGTTGGCGAAAAGGCCAAGGCTGAAGGCGCGCTGACCGATGCGATCAGTAAATTCCTGCTTGTGGTGGAGAACTATCCTGACCTGAAGGCCAACCAGAATTTCCTGGCCCTGCAGGAGGAGTTGACCTCTACTGAAAACAAAATTGCCTTCTCCAGGCAGAACTATAATGATCAGGTTCTTTTCCTTAACAATCAGATTCAGATGTTTCCCTCAAATATCATAGCCCAGACTTTCCATTTCCAAGAGGAAGAATTCTTTGAAATAGAAGAAAAGAGTGAAAGGGAAACACCAAAAGTGAGTTTTACCACTCCAACAACGTGA